Proteins encoded together in one Chitinophaga lutea window:
- a CDS encoding RagB/SusD family nutrient uptake outer membrane protein — MKKTLLNIVYGLVLVTGAGSCGKDWVDTKPNGEPTTAFYWQSDEDLRKATAALYVPMRYESTWGRDLFWIQVASDDLIVGRVKADAENIKNFIPTGREGYLTSGWNDLYWLINKANQAIEGIPKSVNVTEAVKNRSLGEAYFMRAFAHFWIAYVWGHEKQGVPFDGPENAGYGERVPPQLASVKDNYAQIIKDLEKAAELLPFFETYGADDRGRAHKAAAWAYMVKAYAYWATFDASKWEPIPALCDKIKNEGKRALITGMGSGEKNYRAVFTIAQNWGSEYIWSVTSGVQGGSEFPGVVLENKGWGIFNGWGYFQPTEELYQEYEANDPRREVTILKFGDKFKYFGVERRYFSTNSLSGFQINKYMEPYSYGSNEDAGTNPNINPSGDYPTTRLNLPLMRYAEILLFKAEALIKLGRAGEAAAPLNEIRNRAGLGNIAVPTLADLKHERRVELACEWTDRFHDLKRWADYDKINAPLHGRIHTVATDPASPYTVKQVWQARKFDPLKHMAWPISPDEISRSNGKYKQTPGWN, encoded by the coding sequence ATGAAAAAAACATTGCTCAACATAGTGTATGGCCTCGTACTGGTAACAGGCGCAGGCAGCTGCGGAAAGGACTGGGTAGACACCAAGCCCAACGGAGAGCCCACCACCGCATTTTACTGGCAAAGCGACGAAGACCTGCGGAAAGCCACCGCGGCGCTGTATGTTCCGATGCGTTACGAATCCACCTGGGGCCGCGACCTGTTCTGGATACAGGTGGCCAGCGACGACCTGATCGTGGGCCGCGTGAAAGCAGACGCGGAAAACATCAAAAACTTCATTCCCACCGGCCGCGAAGGTTATCTCACCTCGGGCTGGAACGACCTGTACTGGCTTATCAACAAAGCCAACCAGGCCATCGAAGGCATCCCCAAATCCGTGAATGTAACTGAGGCCGTTAAAAACCGCTCCCTCGGCGAAGCGTATTTTATGAGAGCCTTCGCCCACTTCTGGATTGCGTATGTATGGGGCCACGAAAAACAGGGTGTGCCGTTCGACGGGCCGGAAAATGCCGGTTACGGTGAGCGTGTGCCGCCGCAGCTGGCTTCGGTGAAAGACAACTACGCACAGATCATCAAAGACCTGGAAAAAGCCGCCGAACTGCTGCCGTTCTTCGAAACCTATGGGGCCGACGACCGTGGCAGGGCGCATAAAGCCGCCGCCTGGGCTTACATGGTGAAAGCCTACGCCTATTGGGCCACTTTTGACGCCTCCAAATGGGAGCCCATTCCAGCGCTTTGCGATAAAATCAAAAATGAAGGTAAGCGCGCGCTGATCACCGGCATGGGCAGTGGGGAGAAGAATTATCGCGCCGTGTTTACGATCGCGCAGAACTGGGGATCGGAATACATCTGGTCGGTTACCTCCGGTGTGCAGGGCGGTTCTGAGTTTCCAGGCGTAGTGCTGGAAAACAAAGGATGGGGCATTTTCAATGGCTGGGGATACTTCCAGCCCACCGAAGAACTGTACCAGGAGTACGAAGCGAATGATCCCCGCAGGGAAGTGACCATCCTGAAGTTCGGCGACAAATTCAAATACTTCGGTGTGGAACGGCGGTATTTTTCCACCAACAGCCTGTCCGGCTTCCAGATCAACAAATATATGGAGCCGTACAGCTATGGCAGCAATGAGGATGCCGGCACCAACCCGAATATCAATCCCAGCGGCGACTATCCCACCACACGCCTGAACCTGCCGCTGATGCGCTATGCGGAGATATTGCTTTTCAAAGCCGAAGCGCTCATCAAACTGGGCAGGGCAGGAGAAGCAGCTGCGCCGCTGAACGAGATCCGGAACCGCGCCGGGCTGGGCAACATCGCCGTGCCCACGCTGGCAGACCTCAAACACGAACGCCGTGTGGAGCTGGCCTGCGAATGGACCGACCGGTTCCATGACCTGAAACGTTGGGCCGACTACGACAAGATCAACGCGCCGCTGCACGGCCGCATTCATACCGTAGCTACCGACCCTGCTTCACCCTACACCGTGAAACAGGTATGGCAGGCGCGTAAATTTGATCCGTTGAAGCATATGGCCTGGCCCATCAGCCCGGATGAAATATCACGCAGCAACGGAAAATACAAACAGACGCCGGGGTGGAACTGA